A window of Haliscomenobacter hydrossis DSM 1100 contains these coding sequences:
- a CDS encoding pyridoxal phosphate-dependent decarboxylase family protein → MNNWLNREIDSCSQILEAVKHSAEVYLQNIDERPTAVPPPRLEPSTLPTEGAGTLAALDVFQQRFAPLMVASTGPRYWGFVTGGTTPAALAGDWLTSLYDQNTQSASQTGDVSAVVEFEAIKLLRELFGLPESFFGGFVSGATMSNFTCLAVARQWYGEQLGVDVAEEGVFALKDLKILAAQPHSCVYKDLAMLGLGRHSLIKVNLLPDNREAMDIADLEAKLIALNGQPCIVCASGGTVNTVDFDDMQAIATLKKKYNFWWHIDAAFGGFVACSPQFAPLIQGWEQADSIAVDLHKWLNVPYDSAVALVHEKHLGLQLNTFQNANAAYLGDPKANFNFLNFLPENSRRMRALPAWMTLMAYGREGYRDIVERNVANARLLGELIEHSASFKLLAPVRLNCVCFTLKDRPQAEVSQFLSQLVANGNVYMTPTVYLGQSAIRAAMVNWRTQEADVEMAFVEMEHILDKQ, encoded by the coding sequence ATGAACAATTGGCTCAATCGGGAGATCGACTCCTGTTCCCAAATACTCGAAGCAGTAAAACACAGCGCGGAAGTTTACCTGCAAAACATTGATGAACGGCCCACTGCTGTTCCACCGCCCCGGTTGGAGCCTTCTACCCTACCTACGGAAGGTGCTGGAACATTGGCAGCACTTGATGTTTTCCAACAACGTTTCGCCCCCTTGATGGTGGCTTCCACTGGGCCACGTTATTGGGGCTTTGTTACTGGGGGCACCACCCCTGCGGCTTTGGCTGGCGATTGGCTGACGAGTTTGTACGATCAAAACACCCAGAGTGCCAGCCAGACTGGTGACGTTTCTGCCGTGGTGGAATTTGAAGCCATCAAACTCTTGCGTGAACTTTTTGGTCTACCCGAGTCCTTTTTCGGCGGTTTTGTGAGCGGAGCAACCATGAGCAATTTCACCTGCCTGGCTGTGGCCCGGCAGTGGTATGGAGAACAGCTTGGCGTCGATGTAGCCGAGGAAGGTGTTTTTGCCCTCAAAGACCTAAAAATTTTAGCCGCTCAACCACATTCCTGCGTGTACAAAGACTTGGCCATGCTGGGTTTAGGGCGCCATAGCTTGATCAAAGTAAACTTGTTGCCCGACAATCGGGAAGCCATGGACATCGCCGATCTTGAAGCCAAATTGATCGCCCTCAATGGCCAACCCTGCATCGTCTGCGCGAGTGGAGGTACAGTCAATACGGTAGACTTCGACGACATGCAGGCCATCGCCACACTGAAGAAGAAATACAATTTTTGGTGGCACATCGATGCTGCTTTTGGCGGCTTTGTGGCCTGTTCACCCCAGTTTGCCCCCCTCATCCAGGGTTGGGAACAAGCCGATAGCATAGCGGTAGACCTCCACAAATGGCTCAACGTACCCTACGACAGCGCGGTGGCTCTGGTGCATGAAAAACACCTCGGCTTACAGCTCAATACCTTCCAGAATGCCAATGCGGCCTACCTCGGTGACCCCAAAGCCAATTTCAATTTTCTCAATTTTTTGCCGGAAAACTCGCGGCGCATGCGCGCACTTCCCGCCTGGATGACCCTGATGGCTTATGGCCGCGAGGGTTATCGGGACATTGTGGAGCGCAATGTGGCGAATGCCCGTTTGTTGGGCGAATTGATTGAACATTCGGCCTCCTTCAAGTTACTGGCCCCCGTCCGGCTCAATTGTGTGTGTTTCACCCTCAAAGACCGGCCTCAAGCGGAAGTAAGCCAATTTTTGAGCCAATTGGTTGCCAATGGCAATGTCTACATGACACCCACTGTCTACCTGGGCCAATCGGCCATTCGAGCCGCTATGGTCAACTGGCGCACCCAGGAAGCGGATGTGGAAATGGCTTTTGTAGAAATGGAACATATCCTCGACAAACAATAA
- a CDS encoding SPOR domain-containing protein: MSRLDYLTIGIVAVCIAALIYLVYRYVNLPHEADTPKSTTEKPYVDTTQTAANDTAGYPAEDNTTNLPEEGAVVENNQPVEPAVVEEVKPTPAPIKPQVTPSKGEAATAEVENNTPLASSTGKYMVIAGSFEQTSSAQKQLKRVQKMGYSSARVEKFNRGAYATVLVNRFSSASEAKTLVSALKSKGIDAMVLEKR, from the coding sequence ATGTCCAGACTAGATTACCTCACCATTGGCATCGTCGCAGTTTGTATTGCGGCCCTTATTTATTTGGTTTACCGCTATGTGAACCTTCCACACGAAGCTGACACCCCCAAGTCTACCACGGAAAAACCCTATGTGGATACAACCCAAACTGCGGCTAATGATACCGCCGGTTATCCAGCCGAAGACAATACTACCAACCTACCCGAGGAAGGTGCAGTAGTTGAAAATAACCAACCTGTTGAACCCGCTGTCGTGGAAGAAGTCAAACCAACGCCAGCACCCATTAAACCTCAGGTTACCCCAAGTAAGGGTGAGGCTGCAACGGCAGAAGTGGAAAACAATACCCCCCTAGCGTCATCCACCGGCAAGTACATGGTCATTGCGGGTTCTTTTGAACAAACCAGCAGTGCGCAAAAACAATTGAAGCGGGTTCAAAAAATGGGGTATAGCAGTGCCCGGGTTGAAAAATTCAATCGTGGAGCCTATGCCACGGTACTAGTCAACCGTTTTAGCAGTGCTAGCGAAGCCAAGACATTGGTCAGCGCCTTAAAAAGCAAAGGCATTGACGCGATGGTCCTCGAAAAACGCTGA
- a CDS encoding MBL fold metallo-hydrolase: MGQIAQRYPQQFINRRKRRRAIELIVTLTGTGTSQGVPVLGCDCEVCHSTDVRDKRLRTAALLSWGDTTVAFDCGPDFRQQMLAAGTQHLDAIVMTHEHNDHVVGLDDVRPFNFKQGGEMPVFATEKVQKELKTRFAYVFAEGDNRYPGAPMVSLITIDKNTVFSIKGLSFLPVELMHGKLPILGFRVGDFAYLTDVHHIEAIEMHKLQNLHTLVINALHHTEHYSHLNLNEALDLIQELKPQHSYLTHMSHRMGKHAEINKTLPAGVELGYDGLRIRVPVPL, translated from the coding sequence ATCGGTCAAATTGCTCAAAGGTATCCGCAACAATTCATTAACCGACGAAAACGAAGAAGAGCCATCGAACTGATTGTAACCCTCACTGGCACAGGCACCTCCCAGGGGGTTCCGGTTTTAGGCTGTGACTGCGAAGTATGCCACTCAACCGACGTTCGCGACAAACGGCTGCGCACTGCAGCCCTACTGAGTTGGGGTGATACCACCGTAGCCTTTGATTGTGGGCCTGATTTCAGGCAACAAATGCTGGCTGCAGGTACCCAGCACCTGGATGCCATCGTGATGACCCACGAACACAATGACCATGTGGTGGGTCTGGATGATGTGCGCCCTTTCAACTTCAAACAAGGTGGGGAAATGCCCGTTTTTGCTACAGAAAAAGTGCAAAAAGAGCTCAAAACACGCTTTGCCTATGTTTTTGCCGAAGGAGACAATCGTTACCCCGGTGCACCCATGGTGAGTTTGATTACGATTGATAAAAATACGGTTTTCAGTATCAAAGGTCTGTCTTTTTTACCCGTAGAATTGATGCATGGCAAACTGCCCATATTGGGGTTTCGGGTGGGCGATTTTGCGTATTTAACCGATGTTCACCACATTGAAGCGATAGAAATGCACAAATTACAAAACCTGCACACCCTGGTCATCAATGCCCTGCACCATACCGAACATTATTCGCACCTGAACCTCAACGAAGCACTAGACCTGATTCAGGAGCTAAAACCCCAACACAGCTATTTGACCCACATGAGCCACCGTATGGGCAAACATGCCGAGATCAATAAAACCTTACCTGCCGGCGTTGAATTGGGGTACGATGGATTACGAATTCGGGTTCCCGTACCTTTATAA
- a CDS encoding outer membrane beta-barrel protein has product MRRIFLLILVGLMLGSSVFLAAQNRFKASAVAGLNLSQIDGDLLTGFDQPGLHAGMHVSAILSDRWELGVELLYNQQGSQRNLYSNSQSIYESIRLSVVEAPVQILFNEWKFQLGAGLSYARIINAKVIDISGADITLQQGFRDDLINVVLGGTFNFSERWALNVRWSRSLNNLRANKADGLFISRTLGIRGIYYF; this is encoded by the coding sequence ATGCGAAGAATATTCCTTTTGATTTTAGTCGGCCTGATGTTGGGCAGTAGCGTTTTCCTTGCTGCGCAAAACCGCTTTAAGGCCAGCGCAGTTGCGGGCTTGAATTTATCCCAAATCGACGGTGATTTGTTGACGGGTTTTGATCAGCCGGGCTTACATGCCGGGATGCACGTGAGTGCCATCTTGAGCGATCGTTGGGAATTGGGTGTAGAACTGCTGTACAACCAACAAGGAAGCCAGCGCAATTTGTACTCCAATTCGCAGTCCATTTACGAAAGTATTCGACTCAGTGTAGTAGAAGCGCCAGTGCAAATTTTGTTCAACGAATGGAAATTCCAATTGGGAGCAGGTCTTTCTTATGCCCGCATCATCAATGCCAAAGTGATTGACATCAGTGGCGCCGACATCACCCTCCAACAAGGTTTTCGGGATGATCTAATCAATGTTGTGCTTGGCGGCACCTTCAATTTCAGCGAACGCTGGGCACTCAACGTGCGTTGGAGCCGCTCACTGAATAACCTCCGAGCCAATAAAGCAGATGGGCTATTTATTTCACGCACACTCGGCATCCGGGGAATCTATTATTTTTAA
- a CDS encoding Ppx/GppA phosphatase produces MTLAIIDLGTNIFHLRIVKVQADGSFLELFRRSQFIKLAADGIGTIGPEPFQRGLTCIQEYAQILVQHQADQTRAIGTAAMRTASNGSAFIQAVKETTGLEITLIDGDQEAHYIHRGVEQAVQFGADKKLIMDIGGGSVEFIIADLDEVYWAQSFPVGMAVLYRNFHQSDPISTAEIADLRVFLSRQLTSLQAALNQFEVTDLVGTRGTFDVLVAQFSTAKQGPHCEILPIDELPSFFAKVTQTSLAERSMMPEIPADRIDMIVVGMLLIQFVLEMTGVPRILVSDFDVKEGVLAEMAQQALKNNASQS; encoded by the coding sequence ATGACCCTCGCAATCATCGATCTCGGCACCAATATTTTTCACTTGCGCATCGTGAAAGTGCAGGCAGATGGCTCTTTTCTGGAATTATTCCGCCGCAGCCAGTTCATCAAATTGGCCGCGGATGGCATTGGCACCATTGGCCCAGAACCCTTCCAGCGCGGCTTGACTTGTATCCAGGAATACGCCCAAATTCTGGTCCAACATCAGGCAGACCAAACCAGAGCCATTGGTACCGCAGCGATGCGTACCGCCAGCAATGGATCAGCATTTATTCAGGCTGTAAAGGAAACAACCGGTTTGGAAATCACCCTGATCGACGGCGATCAGGAAGCGCATTACATCCATCGGGGCGTGGAGCAGGCCGTGCAATTTGGAGCGGATAAAAAGCTGATCATGGACATTGGCGGCGGCAGTGTGGAGTTCATCATTGCCGATTTGGACGAGGTGTACTGGGCGCAAAGTTTTCCGGTAGGTATGGCCGTTTTGTACCGAAATTTTCACCAAAGTGACCCCATTAGTACAGCGGAAATTGCAGATTTAAGGGTTTTTCTTTCCAGACAATTGACCTCCCTTCAAGCAGCGTTAAATCAATTTGAGGTTACGGATCTGGTAGGGACCAGAGGTACTTTTGATGTGTTGGTAGCCCAATTCAGCACGGCAAAACAAGGCCCCCATTGTGAAATTCTGCCCATTGATGAATTGCCCTCATTTTTTGCCAAAGTGACTCAAACGAGTCTAGCAGAACGGAGCATGATGCCCGAAATCCCTGCCGACCGGATTGACATGATCGTTGTGGGCATGCTCCTGATTCAGTTTGTGCTGGAGATGACGGGGGTACCGCGCATTTTGGTTTCCGATTTTGATGTTAAGGAAGGTGTACTTGCCGAGATGGCCCAACAAGCACTAAAAAACAACGCCAGTCAATCTTGA
- a CDS encoding ABC transporter permease, which yields MLKNYLTVAWRNLWRNKTYSSLNILGLSVGMAVAVLIMLWVVDELTFDRFHTKIDQIYRLHQHQRYDGKTFTFYSMPPVLALNLKENFPEIKRTIRTSWGDEILLSLGEKSFYETGLAVDTTFLEVFSFPLALGEAKEALTNPYSIVISQEVAKKFFGEADPLGQWLKYNNRDAFQVTGVLEKIPNNSIIKFEFLIPFRTHVKYSPWLDESNWGNNNTPMYMELEAGASIAAVNKKIRNVLKVHQDPDNTGNRPILFGFPLAKERLYGLWEEGKNVGGRIDYVQWFTVLAFFVLFIACVNFMNLSTARAGRRSREIGIRKAVGAERRRIISQFLGESVLMSSLALLIAIVLILVLLPGFNALTEKKLSFHFWTPQLALILLGAALFTGLFAGSYPAIYMSGFQVIKTLKGVFKSGNAAVAFRKVLVVIQFSLCAMLVIGSILVYQQINHIQKRPLGYNRENVLKVWIRGDLGERFDPVTTELKAIPGVESVAASGNAVTQIGNSTYNLSWPGKNPKDQILFSNTAVDPDFLKTYRIELSEGRDFQAGNLNDTLSLVFNELAIKRMGLKNPVGQTIDMWDRKYRVIGVTKDFHFNSIHSPIEPFFFTFNPTWRSMVSLRLDNTQPIPQTISAIEKVFKKHNPAYPFEYDFVDKDFNELYKSEQLIGKLARVFSFLAIFVACLGLFGLAAFSAEQRTKEIGVRKVLGASLGNIVTLMSREFLILVAISILVASPLAWYLMEQWLDDYEYRIQISWWVFAVVAVLTLSIAFFTVSFQSMRAALADPVKSLRSE from the coding sequence ATGCTCAAAAATTATCTAACCGTCGCCTGGCGCAATCTTTGGCGCAACAAAACCTACAGTTCACTGAACATTCTCGGGCTTTCCGTAGGAATGGCAGTAGCGGTATTGATCATGCTTTGGGTGGTTGACGAGCTCACTTTTGATCGCTTCCACACCAAAATTGACCAAATTTACCGCTTGCACCAGCACCAACGTTACGATGGAAAAACTTTCACTTTTTATTCCATGCCACCCGTGTTGGCCCTGAATTTAAAAGAGAATTTTCCCGAAATCAAAAGAACCATTCGCACCAGTTGGGGGGATGAAATTTTGCTCTCTTTAGGGGAAAAAAGTTTTTACGAAACCGGGTTGGCTGTAGATACTACTTTTTTGGAAGTATTTAGCTTCCCATTGGCATTGGGCGAAGCCAAAGAAGCGTTGACCAACCCCTACTCCATCGTCATTTCACAGGAAGTAGCCAAGAAGTTTTTTGGCGAAGCTGACCCTCTGGGGCAGTGGCTTAAGTACAACAACCGTGATGCTTTTCAAGTCACTGGGGTGCTGGAAAAAATACCCAACAATTCCATCATCAAATTTGAATTCCTCATTCCATTCCGGACGCATGTGAAGTATTCCCCCTGGCTGGATGAAAGCAATTGGGGCAACAACAATACCCCAATGTACATGGAGTTGGAAGCTGGAGCCTCCATCGCAGCAGTAAATAAAAAAATCCGCAACGTACTCAAAGTACACCAGGATCCCGATAATACCGGAAACCGACCCATCCTTTTTGGTTTTCCACTGGCGAAAGAACGCCTGTATGGTTTGTGGGAAGAAGGCAAAAATGTCGGAGGACGGATCGACTATGTTCAATGGTTTACGGTGTTGGCCTTCTTTGTACTGTTTATCGCCTGTGTCAATTTTATGAACTTGTCCACTGCAAGGGCAGGCCGACGTTCTCGCGAAATTGGCATCCGCAAAGCTGTGGGGGCAGAAAGACGGCGCATCATTTCCCAGTTCTTGGGCGAATCGGTATTGATGTCCTCTTTAGCGTTGCTCATTGCCATTGTGTTGATTTTGGTCTTGCTACCCGGTTTTAATGCCCTGACCGAGAAAAAATTGAGTTTCCATTTCTGGACGCCACAATTGGCCCTTATTTTGCTCGGAGCAGCGCTGTTTACGGGTCTTTTTGCGGGCAGTTATCCGGCCATTTACATGTCGGGTTTCCAGGTTATTAAAACCCTCAAGGGTGTATTCAAATCCGGGAATGCCGCAGTAGCCTTTCGCAAAGTATTGGTCGTGATCCAGTTTTCACTTTGTGCGATGCTGGTCATCGGCTCTATTCTGGTGTATCAGCAAATCAATCATATTCAAAAGCGCCCGCTGGGCTACAACCGCGAAAATGTACTCAAGGTTTGGATTCGGGGGGATTTGGGAGAGCGGTTTGATCCCGTCACAACCGAACTCAAAGCCATTCCAGGCGTCGAATCCGTGGCGGCTTCCGGCAATGCAGTGACCCAAATTGGTAATTCAACGTACAACTTAAGCTGGCCCGGAAAAAACCCCAAAGACCAAATCCTGTTTTCCAATACCGCCGTAGATCCCGATTTTTTAAAAACCTACCGTATTGAACTAAGCGAGGGCCGTGATTTTCAAGCGGGCAACCTCAATGACACCTTAAGTCTGGTTTTTAACGAGTTGGCCATCAAAAGAATGGGATTAAAAAATCCGGTAGGGCAAACCATCGATATGTGGGATCGGAAATACCGGGTGATTGGCGTGACCAAAGATTTCCATTTCAATTCTATCCATTCGCCCATAGAGCCTTTCTTTTTCACCTTTAATCCGACCTGGCGCAGCATGGTATCGCTCCGCCTGGACAATACACAACCGATTCCCCAAACCATCAGCGCGATTGAAAAAGTATTCAAAAAACACAATCCGGCGTATCCATTTGAGTACGACTTTGTAGACAAGGATTTTAACGAATTATACAAAAGTGAACAACTCATTGGCAAACTCGCTCGGGTGTTTTCGTTCCTGGCCATTTTTGTGGCCTGTTTGGGTTTGTTTGGCCTGGCCGCTTTTAGTGCCGAACAAAGGACCAAAGAAATTGGGGTACGCAAAGTGCTGGGTGCAAGCCTCGGTAACATTGTCACCCTGATGTCCAGGGAATTTTTGATCCTGGTGGCCATCTCGATCCTCGTTGCTTCGCCACTTGCCTGGTACTTGATGGAACAGTGGCTCGACGATTATGAGTACCGCATTCAGATTTCCTGGTGGGTCTTCGCCGTAGTGGCAGTCCTTACTTTGAGCATTGCTTTTTTTACCGTGTCGTTTCAAAGCATGCGGGCAGCCCTGGCTGATCCGGTGAAATCCTTGCGTTCGGAATAG
- a CDS encoding NADPH-dependent 2,4-dienoyl-CoA reductase, translating into MSETQYPHLLQALDLGFTTLKNRVLMGSMHTGLEEEKNGYQRMAAYYAERARGQVGLIVTGGIAPNRSGWVAPFAAKLSTHAEARQHKIITDAVHAEDGKIAMQILHSGRYGYHPIAVAPSAIKSPISPFKPWALSNGGVKRTINDYVRCAALAREAGYDGVEIMGSEGYLINQFIVSKTNRRTDEWGGAYENRIRFPIEIVRKVREAVGPDFIIIYRLSMLDLIPDGSTWEEVEILAHEIEKAGATIINTGIGWHEARVPTIATMVPRAGFSWVTQRLKGKVGIPLITTNRINNPEIAEHILAEGHADMVSMARPFLADPEFVRKAMENRSQEINTCIACNQACLDHTFKRKVASCLVNPRACHETELNYLPATQKKKLAVVGAGPAGLAFATVAAQRGHEVHLYDAETEIGGQFNMAKQIPGKEEFHETLRYFAGQLFKHGVNLHLGQRVAADQLLAEGYTEVILATGVSPRPLELPGIDHPKVLSYIDVLKNHRPVGEKVAIIGAGGIGFDVAEYLSQASNSSSLDVAAFMEEWGVDMTYQSKGGLKDAHPEKPERTIYLLQRSKGKLGERLGKTTGWIHRSSLKNRKVEMIGSVQYHRIDEQGLHLSINDVPQVLAVDQVIVCAGQEPLRELYEPLQSQGVTVHLIGGADEARELDAKRAIDQASRLAARV; encoded by the coding sequence ATGTCAGAAACGCAATATCCTCACCTGCTGCAAGCACTTGATCTGGGGTTTACCACTTTAAAAAACCGGGTGCTGATGGGGTCCATGCATACCGGACTCGAAGAAGAAAAAAATGGCTACCAGCGGATGGCTGCCTATTATGCCGAACGCGCCCGAGGTCAGGTTGGATTGATTGTCACCGGGGGAATTGCGCCGAATCGTTCGGGCTGGGTCGCTCCTTTTGCCGCCAAATTGTCGACCCATGCCGAAGCCCGTCAGCACAAAATCATTACCGATGCGGTACACGCCGAAGATGGAAAAATTGCCATGCAGATCCTACATTCCGGACGTTACGGTTACCATCCCATTGCCGTGGCACCTTCGGCTATAAAATCGCCGATTTCACCTTTCAAACCCTGGGCACTTTCCAATGGAGGGGTAAAACGCACCATTAACGATTATGTACGTTGTGCCGCATTGGCCAGAGAAGCGGGTTACGATGGGGTAGAAATTATGGGTTCGGAAGGATACCTGATCAACCAGTTTATCGTCAGCAAAACCAATCGCCGAACGGATGAATGGGGAGGAGCTTACGAAAACCGCATCCGTTTTCCGATTGAGATCGTGCGCAAAGTTCGGGAAGCTGTTGGCCCGGATTTTATCATCATTTACCGCTTGTCCATGTTGGATTTGATCCCGGACGGCAGTACCTGGGAGGAAGTTGAAATATTGGCGCACGAAATTGAAAAGGCTGGGGCAACGATCATCAATACGGGAATTGGGTGGCATGAAGCCAGGGTTCCGACCATTGCGACCATGGTGCCACGCGCAGGTTTCTCCTGGGTTACTCAACGTTTGAAGGGCAAAGTTGGCATTCCTCTGATTACGACCAACCGCATCAATAACCCGGAAATTGCCGAACACATTCTGGCCGAAGGGCACGCCGACATGGTCTCAATGGCTCGTCCATTTTTGGCCGATCCTGAATTTGTGCGCAAAGCGATGGAAAATCGTTCCCAGGAGATCAATACCTGTATTGCCTGCAATCAAGCTTGTTTAGACCATACGTTTAAACGCAAAGTAGCCAGTTGTTTGGTCAATCCACGGGCTTGCCACGAAACCGAGCTCAACTATTTGCCTGCTACGCAAAAAAAGAAACTGGCGGTAGTGGGCGCTGGGCCAGCCGGGCTTGCATTTGCTACTGTAGCTGCCCAGCGGGGGCATGAAGTTCACTTGTATGACGCCGAAACGGAAATAGGTGGGCAATTTAACATGGCCAAACAGATCCCCGGCAAGGAAGAGTTTCACGAAACCCTGCGCTATTTTGCCGGGCAACTATTCAAACATGGGGTAAACCTGCACCTGGGCCAACGGGTCGCTGCGGATCAATTATTGGCCGAAGGGTATACCGAAGTTATTCTGGCTACTGGCGTTTCTCCTCGTCCGCTTGAATTGCCAGGAATTGATCACCCCAAAGTACTAAGCTACATTGATGTGTTAAAAAACCATCGTCCTGTTGGTGAAAAAGTTGCCATCATCGGTGCCGGAGGCATTGGTTTTGATGTGGCAGAATACCTCAGCCAGGCATCGAACTCATCCAGTCTGGATGTTGCTGCTTTTATGGAGGAATGGGGGGTAGACATGACTTATCAGTCCAAAGGTGGGTTAAAAGACGCACATCCGGAAAAGCCTGAACGCACCATTTATCTTTTACAACGCAGCAAGGGGAAACTGGGTGAACGTTTGGGAAAAACAACGGGTTGGATTCACCGTTCCAGTTTAAAAAACCGCAAAGTAGAAATGATCGGGTCTGTTCAATACCACCGCATCGATGAACAAGGTTTACACCTCAGCATCAATGATGTCCCACAAGTATTAGCTGTTGATCAGGTCATTGTCTGTGCCGGTCAGGAACCCCTGCGCGAGTTGTACGAACCTTTGCAAAGCCAGGGCGTTACGGTTCACTTGATTGGTGGCGCTGACGAAGCACGGGAACTGGATGCAAAGCGAGCCATTGATCAGGCTTCGCGCCTGGCTGCCCGGGTATAA
- a CDS encoding LuxR C-terminal-related transcriptional regulator, with protein sequence MKVKTIISDNQPVLIEGLKQVLSTDHQFEFQVTACNLDVNWPDVLGHYQPDLVIMELKTPDADSLQIIRQLRKINPGLRICVLTRFEQTSLPPQVNKAGAQGLLLKTAALEELKEGISNILADKAYFPYTQEKARAHSDEGSNTGEPLLTKREVQILQLISKAMSNKQIASQLFISYQTVSVHRKNIMRKLGVSNTAGLVRAAYDHCLV encoded by the coding sequence ATGAAAGTAAAAACCATTATTTCTGACAATCAACCTGTTTTGATTGAAGGACTAAAGCAAGTGCTTAGTACTGATCATCAGTTCGAATTCCAGGTGACTGCTTGCAACCTTGATGTCAATTGGCCTGATGTGCTTGGCCACTATCAACCCGATTTGGTGATTATGGAGCTTAAAACTCCAGACGCAGATAGCCTCCAGATTATCCGGCAACTGCGCAAAATCAATCCAGGATTGCGCATTTGTGTGTTGACCCGTTTTGAACAAACTTCCTTGCCGCCACAGGTTAACAAAGCAGGTGCACAGGGATTGTTGCTCAAAACTGCTGCTTTAGAGGAGCTGAAAGAAGGGATCAGCAATATCCTTGCCGACAAAGCCTACTTTCCTTATACGCAGGAAAAAGCGCGGGCACATTCTGATGAGGGTTCCAATACCGGTGAGCCCTTGCTCACCAAACGGGAAGTTCAAATCTTACAGCTGATTTCTAAAGCCATGAGCAACAAACAGATTGCCAGTCAACTTTTCATCAGCTATCAAACCGTGAGTGTACACCGCAAAAACATCATGCGTAAACTCGGCGTAAGCAATACCGCAGGCCTGGTCCGGGCTGCTTATGATCATTGTTTGGTTTAA